Part of the Henckelia pumila isolate YLH828 chromosome 2, ASM3356847v2, whole genome shotgun sequence genome is shown below.
AATGATATTTCATACTTAGGTTGATGGTAGAGTTATGAATGAGTGGTCCGCCGAATTCATCCCTAAATTTCAATTTGAAAAACGACCTCTTTTCTTTTGTTAACATCATTGCATCTTCGGGACGATGTATTTTTCATATcacaatttttatatttaaacatTGTTATATCTTAATTTGGGATTAAAATCAGAGTGCTTCGATCCTAAAACACATAGACATACACAATTCAATTAATAGTTTCGAAAGTGAGAGAAGAAATTTTCTCCTAGAAAATAACATCGTATATTAGTAGTTGTAGTGATTGTTACCGAAACGAAACATTGCAATTGACTATCAGAAGTAGCAAGTTAGTGTAATTATCATTAAACAACAAGGATCTCAGCTAGGAGATCGATCAAATAAATAGTTTCGATTTGAGTTGCATAATTATTTCTgaacaaaatttttttgttgaataatttaatatatatatggaaaATTTCAATCTACCTTACGAGTATTACCCATGTGATATGTGtatgtattttatttgttcaaatcatGTGGACCTCATATTATTTAATGAGATTCATATAATTTAAACCAACCAATGAATGTCATCTACTCATGTGATAGGATCTAACCTATCAAAAAATCTAGAACATATTAAAAACATTTCCCAACGTACACATGGATTTGTCCATATAAAACTACCTGATGTATATATAGAATTATAGATAGAGAGAGAAGAACTAAAGAGTACTGAGTAAGCTGAGCAAGAGAAGGGTTCATCTGGCTTGGGGAGGAAACCACTCGGATTTCATCCATATTCCTACTGGCGATTTCAGATCCGACAGTTCGGTGAGTTGATATTCCTAATTTACATcgatttgtgatttttttttccctCTTTTTTAATGTTATGAACACATTTATGCGTgttgagatttttttttctttgttttttcacCGAAATGGATGGATTTAGTTCGTGTGAGTGTTTTTTTTAACTACATTTTGATAGGAGTTTGCATTTTACAAAGTCGTTTCAACATTTGATAGCGAGTGTAATGAATGATATGATGTGATGGATGAAGTGAAGAATTGATTGATTTTGTCTAGAATCAGTGGGTTTATGTGTGTATTGTGTGTctttacatttattttttaatgagGTCGGTTGGCATTTATCATGAAATGATGTGGAAGATCAATTCAAGTGTATCTTGCTTACTTTCCTGGAACTTCATGTGATGTTATGTTTATTTTCTCTGTTTTCGGTGGTTTTTCTTCAGTCGTAATcgtagaaatttttttaatttcaagcaAATCAGATGTTTGCACTTGCTTCCCTAACTCTTTATTTGGTAAAGAATTCTTGAATACTTGCTTGATGGTACTGCGGCGGACTGTTTTCAGGGCACTTTTTTCCCCTCAAATCTTTTGAGTTAATTgacatgttttgagttttgtaacTAGGCTTGACCTTTTACGTCTAACAGAATCACTAGATTGATAACTCGGTGTGGTTATTCATTGATCTCATTTGTTTTGTCTTCTGATATTTCAGTTACGCTGTTTAACGGCGTGTTCGGAAAGTGAAAGTTGTGGTTTGCTGATTAATGATTGCCGCTGGTCTGGATATATTTGTGGTTGAATCTCACTGAGATTTGGAGCTTGGCGTACAGTTGAGAGTGAAGGGAGAGCTCTCGTACTTCGCCATCTTGGTTCCTGGCTGTGAGAAGAACCATATTTGACTTTGGTCTGACTTTCATGTCTCCTATGTTGGATAGTGCTGTTCAAACTCAAATGGCTGTGGGAGTTTTCAGTAGCCCACTTGGAAGTGAGGAGTACCAAGGAACCAATAGAATGGAAGGGAAACCAACTGGAAGGAGAGGTGTTTTTGTTCAGACAGAGAAGGGTTGCATGTTGGGGATGGAGTTGGACAGGAATGACAATGCTCATACTGTGAAAAGGAGGCTGCAGCTTGCTTTGAATTTTCCTCTTGATGGAAGTTCTTTGACATTTGGTGATATGGTGTTAAAGAAGGACCCTTGCTCCATTCGTAATGATTCCCCGCTGTTGCTGACAAGGAATTTGCTCTATAGAAGCTCATCAACTCCTTGCCTGTCACCCACTTGTAACAACATCCAACAGAGAGATCAAAGCAGTCCAATAGAGATATTGGGACAATCGACTTCCTTTGCAAAGACAAAACAGCTTGTAAAGGAAGTTGTGAGGGCAATGAAAAATGGGGTTGATCCAATCCCTGGTCATGGTGGGCTTGGAGGATCATATTATTTCAGAAACAACAGAGGTGAGAACGTTGCCATCGTGAAGCCTACTGACGAAGAACCATTTGCTCCTAACAATCCCAAAGGCTTTGTTGGCAAAGCTCTTGGGCAATCAGGCTTAAAACGTTCTGTGAGAGTTGGAGAAACAGGGTTTAGAGAAGTGGCTGCATATCTTCTAGACCTCAATAATTTTGCGAATGTGCCACCCACTGCACTTGTTAAGATCACTCACTCGATCTTCAATGTCAATGAAGGAGTGAATGGAAACAAGCACCAGAACCAGAAGCTTGTTAGCAAAATTGCTTCTTTTCAACAGTTCATACCCCATCATTTTGATGCCAGTGACCATGGAACTTCCAGTTTCCCAGTTTCTAATGTGCACCGAATTGGGATTTTAGACATTAGGATCCTCAACACAGATAGGCATGCAGGTAATCTTTTAGTTAGGAAGCTCAATGGCACCGAGAGGTTTGGTAAAATGGAACTGATTCCAATAGATCATGGCCTATGCTTGCCTGAGAGTTTAGAAGATCCTTATTTTGAATGGATTCATTGGCCTCAGGCCTCAATCCCATTCTCAG
Proteins encoded:
- the LOC140882112 gene encoding phosphatidylinositol 4-kinase gamma 5-like — encoded protein: MSPMLDSAVQTQMAVGVFSSPLGSEEYQGTNRMEGKPTGRRGVFVQTEKGCMLGMELDRNDNAHTVKRRLQLALNFPLDGSSLTFGDMVLKKDPCSIRNDSPLLLTRNLLYRSSSTPCLSPTCNNIQQRDQSSPIEILGQSTSFAKTKQLVKEVVRAMKNGVDPIPGHGGLGGSYYFRNNRGENVAIVKPTDEEPFAPNNPKGFVGKALGQSGLKRSVRVGETGFREVAAYLLDLNNFANVPPTALVKITHSIFNVNEGVNGNKHQNQKLVSKIASFQQFIPHHFDASDHGTSSFPVSNVHRIGILDIRILNTDRHAGNLLVRKLNGTERFGKMELIPIDHGLCLPESLEDPYFEWIHWPQASIPFSDDELEYIENLDPLRDSEMLRTELPMIREACLRVLRLCTIFLKEAARYGLCLAEIGEMMTREFHSDEEQPSKLEAICIDARMLVAEEMLAFESESDFEDFQFDMDYDDGRVQDFTSKLVSKDFMMVGTPFFHIGFSNGNGLTPLYKLEESTEEEESEGEEEKELIGVQARSENQTLANLSMSLKYTIVRKKNPKFQFLGSISGHGYLASSSSGHRSADEHNAASGTFVKLADMNEEEWGLFLEKFHELLHPAFDERKSATLGQKQTQRLGTSCKF